ACCTTTGCATGGAAGCTATTGTCTAGTAAAATATTTTCCGACTTTATGTCACGATGAATATACACATGCACTGTATGCTCGTGAATGTATTCAAGAGCTCTGGCTGAATCCAAAGCAATTTGCACCCTAGTAGACCATGGCAAAGGCTCTCTTTCTGCAACATTTTGACTTGATCCGTAACTAAGCCATTACAATCACATATTCAAACCATCACTAGAAATATTTGCTTTGGGTTTATCTCACCTAAATCATGCAAACTTTGTTTTAAGTTTCCATTGTCAATGTATTCATATACAAGGAAGAGAGAACCCTCAATGCAGTATCCAATCAACCGTACCTACACGGTCACCAACAGGacaataaaagaaattaaatagaaGATATTATAAACaacaatttaaatatttaatgcaAATCACGAAATATAGGACACGTGAATCTAATTTTATATGTGCAGGAAAGCAAGGAAACACTGAAAAGCGACAAGAGTAATGACAGAGGCAGCAGAGCACAAACTCTCCATAAAACATACAGAAGCAGATTACTTAAAGATGTTTGCtataaacaaacataaaagaaaaatctTAAATATACACCTACTTTCTCATATAAGTAGGAAAAAGGTTTTTTATTGTTCCAATTCAGATTCTTAAgacaatttttatttattattaggcacataaattaaaatcaaaacaTGCTGTAAGTTCAAAAGATTACCAGGTTCAAGTGATGAACATTAGCTAAGACTTTCACTTCAGCAAGAAATTCTCTCGATGCGAGCATGTTCATCTTCTTGATGGCAGTTTTCTGTGTAATTGGAGAGGGCTTACTTAGTACAAGAACATAAATGTTACGATGGGCATAATATGTGGTGCTGCAGGAATTATCTATTCAATGAAaaatctgcatttgtatttAAAGGAACATTGATAATGAATATACATTGTAGTAATTACATTTATTTTGTATGTACAGAATATTGTAGGCAAGTGTTGACTACACCTGCCTATATCTCTAGTTCATCTCCTCTCATCAACTCTGCATTGGAAATACATTGTCAGTGGCTCTTGATTGTTTCGCATTATTGCCTTCTGGTATTGTCTAACACATCAGAGCAATGAAATTCTATTAACTTATCTAACATCTCCACAATGCATATTTCTTAATGAATACCACTGCATTATTCTGTTACTTCATTACATATTACCAAGATTATCAGCCTTTTAAATCTGAAAAAATCCTTTGGTTAGTTTTTCTCCAAACTCATGCATAGCACCACTCCTAATATTTGGTAGAACCCCAAATATCATCTACAATGGGATTATGAAATCTTCCAGTTTAATTATTTCATTGACACTATTAGCTAAGAAGAAAATGTGAAACGGCAAGATAGATGAATCATTAATTGAAAACTCctcataaaattaaaagaacatTCAAACTTTCTTTTTAAGTACATATACATGTAATTGAAACTTAATATGAGATTACGAACCTCGCCACTCAGATCTGCATAGTAAACTGTTCCAAAACCACCTTCACCAATTCTATTAGCCACGCTAAAGTTATTTGTGGCATCGGCTAGTTCTTTATATGAGAACTCGCGTGATTTGTCCATCATAATGCCACCAGAATCTGAAGTTCAATAAATTCATCATTACCAAAAAGACCTTTGTAAAGGGAAGTAGGAAAGAACACCTTAGATGAATTATAAGTAGAATTTATGTACCATTACTAACTTGAGCAGAGTTAACTGTGgaatcatccaagatcaatttTTTCTCCAAtgcttttttcttttgcagatgTTTAGTATACACACAAAATGCAACTAACAAAAGCCCAACTAGTACTCCAACAGATATTCCAGCAATAACCCCGCCTGAAAAGCCTGCTCATCCAGAAACTATATATGAGCTGAAAATACCGTTGACGTTATATTACCTTTGGTTTGATGATGATATCAAACTTCAGTGAAGACAATAATTAAGTAACTCTCTGAGACATTGAGAAGAACAAACCTACTGTGCTGCAGAGGAAATGAAATCAAAGTTCTTTCAGAGAATGAAAATATAATGGAACTTTATGTAAAATAACATGGACAATAGAGTtagaatatttaattatttacctCTGCTGAAAGGGCACATAGCTACCATTTTGGTCTGGAAAGTGTAAGAGAAACAAATTGTGAGCCATGCATTTCAAAATTCACAGTTTGTTGAAACAAATTGAGTGCAAatgtttggaaatctttcttaaattaattctaaagtcaaaatcaattctagggaGCATGTCTCAAAATATCCAAATTGAAAACCACGTTCAGAGCATGTCTCAAAATATTTCTATAATTGACTTTACAACCAGAACCAATTTTAGGAAGAAGCTTATGTGGGTAGCTTCTGTGttacagaattgattctgaagaaagataaaCTCGTCTAAACACGCACTCAGAGCAAGAACAGAATCCCCACAATGAATTGATAGCAGAATTTACCTTTTCCAGGAATGAAAACCAGGCCACTTCCTTGGCTGAAATTCACACCAGGATTGTACCTCTGCAGCAACTCAGCCTCAAGCTTCATCTCTTCCGCAATGGACTGCAAACTATCCTCAATTCTAAGCGGATACGTGATAAACAACCCATAATCCTTAGAAACCTCACTATTCCCACAAGAACAATTAACAGTAACATTCAACACAGCAAAATCAGGAATATTGGTCGGTGGATAAATGTTAAACCCTTGCATCCACACATCAACAGTCAAATTGGAAAACGTTTCACTTGCAACTGTTGTGTATGTCTCCTCTGGCTGAAGCTGGTACTCAAACGTGTGACCCAAAAACTCACCATTGATGCAATCACAAGGAAATGGAACGTTAACCCTTGTGGAGAAAACACCAAAGTTTCTTTTGCCTTTGTTGTAGGTGACAATGTCTTGTGGTTTTGAAAGAATCTGAGACTCCATGATCTTTGAGATATAGGTGAGGTTTGAACCACTCCATTGGTAGTATGAAGCTAGAGCTAAATCACAACCTTTGATGCACTTTGATTCTGCAAATGGGGACAACAACGTTAACAAGAACGAAAGTGAAAACGTTAATTTTGGTTCCATTTGTGGGGGGTGAAACTTGAAATTCGAGGAAGATAAGGAAGAACAAAAATCTGG
This is a stretch of genomic DNA from Lotus japonicus ecotype B-129 chromosome 1, LjGifu_v1.2. It encodes these proteins:
- the LOC130733452 gene encoding lysM domain receptor-like kinase 3, producing the protein MEPKLTFSLSFLLTLLSPFAESKCIKGCDLALASYYQWSGSNLTYISKIMESQILSKPQDIVTYNKGKRNFGVFSTRVNVPFPCDCINGEFLGHTFEYQLQPEETYTTVASETFSNLTVDVWMQGFNIYPPTNIPDFAVLNVTVNCSCGNSEVSKDYGLFITYPLRIEDSLQSIAEEMKLEAELLQRYNPGVNFSQGSGLVFIPGKDQNGSYVPFQQSTVGFSGGVIAGISVGVLVGLLLVAFCVYTKHLQKKKALEKKLILDDSTVNSAQVSNDSGGIMMDKSREFSYKELADATNNFSVANRIGEGGFGTVYYADLSGEKTAIKKMNMLASREFLAEVKVLANVHHLNLVRLIGYCIEGSLFLVYEYIDNGNLKQSLHDLEREPLPWSTRVQIALDSARALEYIHEHTVHVYIHRDIKSENILLDNSFHAKVADFGLSKLVQVGNSIGSSVNMMKGTFGYMPPEYARGVVSPSPKIDVYAFGVVLYELISAKEAVIRDGAQSKGLVALFDEVLGNQLDPRESLVSLVDPRLQDNYSIDSVCKMAQLAKVCTERDPTGRPSMRSVMVALMTLSSTTQSWDIASFYENPALVNRMSGRLE